The following DNA comes from Cytophagales bacterium.
AAAAACTCGTCAAGATTAGAGGCAGCAATGGTGAGGAATCTTAACCGTTCAAAGATATTGCGCCTACTATCTTTTACCTGGTCTAATACCCGGTAGTTGAATTTCAGCCAGCTCAGATCACGGCTGATGTAATTGCTTTGGTGGATTTGTTTTGATGTGTTGTTTTTTTGCATAACGATAAGTGCAAGCGCAGGCTGGCGTTTAAAACCTCTTTCCTGTCCTATTTGACAAAGATAGCAAAAAGCGATGAACTTTCAAATATTTGCTTAATTTGTTTTCATTGAAAAGTATGGTAGTAAGATTTAAACCAAAGTTTTGGAAGGACATCAACAAAGTGAAACGAGACGGAGAAATTGTAGAAGCGCTGGGAAAAATCATAAAACAGGTGGAACAAGCAAAAATAACCGATGAGACAGCAAACTTTAAAAAACTGACCAAATACAAAACGCGCTGCAGGATAAAGCTGCAATTTGACAAAAGAAGAGATTTCAGAACTGTTTGTGTATGAAATGTGGGGCTTTAGAACTTCGTCATTATCCACCGAGTAGTGAGTTTATTAAGAGCACAAAACTCTCTGAAACCCTTGTCAGCCCTATATTTTATACACTTTGTTGTGCTTTCGTGCTTTTATTTCTCACTTTCTTCCAAGTATTGTTTAAGGCTTTTTTTAATAAAATAACTCCAGCCTTCAATACCGCTTTCTCTTGTGAATTCAGGTATATTGTCTGGAAAATTTTCGACAACTGTGTATGTCAATTTTAATTTTGTCTGATTGCCCTCCTCAATTAGGTCAAAAACCACAACTGAACTGCCAGGATATCCTTCATATCGCCAGTCGTATGTTATTTTCTTCATTGGTACTACCTCTGTCAACTTCCACAAATGTGGAAATATTCTATCTTCTACCTGAACGACAAAACGTGTTTCAAAGCCCACTTTAGGCTCAAAAGATGGGATGTTGTCAAAAAACCATTGTTTCATTTTATCAAGTACGGTTATCGCATCCCAAACATTTTCCATAGACGTGTCAAAGATTTGTTCTACAACAATAGGGTCATCTGTTTTTTTCATAGGTATTCATTTTTATAGTTAGTAGTTTTTTGCATGAAGCACAACGGTTTCGGGGCTTGCGTAGGCGGGGATTTAAAACTGCTCACTTGTCCCCCGCCGCAAAGATAATTACTTGCACACACTTTCAAATTGCTCGTCAACCCCGCTTACGTCAAGCCCCGTGTTGTGTGCAGTGCTTTCTCTCCTTAGTAGTTTGTCAGAAAGTCGTCAAGAAGTTCTATCTTGAATGTCACCTCGTCTTTCATAAATTTTTTCAGTTTTGCATCAGTTGTAACTATTGTTTTTGTCTGTGTCATTGTAGCGGATTCAAATAGATATTTATCGCTGATTGTATTTCCTCCTTCTGTCAATTTATCGGTTATTGTGTCCGCCAATTCAAATTCATTATCATCAACAAAGAAACATCTGTCACTGTCAAGTAAAATGTTTGTAATAAATTTTTTTAGTTCAGTATAAACTTTATTATTGTTCTGATACTGTT
Coding sequences within:
- a CDS encoding SRPBCC domain-containing protein; translated protein: MKKTDDPIVVEQIFDTSMENVWDAITVLDKMKQWFFDNIPSFEPKVGFETRFVVQVEDRIFPHLWKLTEVVPMKKITYDWRYEGYPGSSVVVFDLIEEGNQTKLKLTYTVVENFPDNIPEFTRESGIEGWSYFIKKSLKQYLEESEK